In one Polaribacter sp. ALD11 genomic region, the following are encoded:
- the ytxJ gene encoding bacillithiol system redox-active protein YtxJ has product MGILNKMFGGKSDKETKLERKSHLNWNPLTSLEQLEVIKKESNSEAVLIFKHSTRCGISSMVIKQFEKLFTEEHENLKVYYLDLLNYRSVSDEVGYTFQLMHQSPQLIVIKNGVSVYDAAHYDITQTNLSRFI; this is encoded by the coding sequence ATGGGTATACTTAACAAGATGTTTGGAGGAAAAAGTGATAAAGAAACAAAACTAGAAAGAAAGTCACACTTAAATTGGAATCCATTAACATCTTTAGAGCAATTAGAAGTTATTAAAAAAGAATCTAATTCAGAGGCTGTTCTTATCTTTAAGCACTCTACAAGATGCGGAATTAGTAGTATGGTTATCAAACAGTTTGAAAAACTTTTTACAGAGGAGCATGAGAATTTAAAAGTTTATTATTTAGATTTATTAAACTACAGAAGTGTTTCAGATGAAGTGGGGTATACCTTTCAATTGATGCACCAATCGCCACAACTTATTGTGATTAAAAATGGTGTTTCGGTGTATGATGCTGCACATTATGACATTACACAAACCAATTTATCGAGATTTATATAG
- a CDS encoding DEAD/DEAH box helicase, protein MTETNTSQVKVGKELYGYQKDALQEIFNRFETAPKDYHLLYQLPTGGGKTVIFSEIVRRYIETFKKKVLVLTHRIELSKQTSKMLDEFGVNNKIINSTAQLDDQEDYNCFVAMVETLKNRLTDEKLDISDIGLVIVDEAHYNSFTKIFKFFDDAFILGVTATPLSSNIKLPMYENYQELFVGEPIHHLIESGYLAQANMYSYNVGLTSLEVGANGDYTVKSSEDLYMNTDMLSKLVSAYEETAKGKKTLIFNNGINTSIQVFHAFKKAGYPIAHLDNTNTKKERELILKWFHKTPNAIISSVSILTTGFDEPSIEAIILNRATKSLTLYYQMIGRGSRVFGNNNTFEVIDLGNNFHRFGPWGADLDWQKMFRAPDYYLDAILSDEEIESTFRYELPADVKKEFSKSTDTYFDMKKVYIDTIKTGESSKRVLEKSIIHHAKMCIENSEDVFDALILAKMIGEEIDDRINRYAKCISKSTHNFVTWLKDDYRKKLNAYLRSNFDEDYEEIHGHPPIEE, encoded by the coding sequence TTGACAGAAACAAACACTTCACAAGTAAAAGTAGGTAAAGAATTATACGGATATCAGAAAGATGCACTTCAAGAGATTTTTAATCGCTTTGAAACGGCACCTAAAGATTATCACCTACTATATCAATTACCAACAGGAGGTGGGAAGACAGTTATATTTTCTGAAATTGTGAGACGTTACATAGAAACTTTTAAGAAGAAAGTTTTAGTATTAACGCACAGAATTGAGCTTAGTAAACAAACGTCTAAAATGCTAGACGAATTTGGTGTAAATAATAAAATCATCAATAGTACTGCGCAATTAGATGATCAAGAAGACTACAATTGTTTTGTTGCAATGGTAGAAACCCTAAAAAATAGGCTAACAGATGAAAAATTAGATATTTCAGATATCGGTTTGGTCATTGTAGATGAGGCACATTACAATTCTTTTACCAAAATTTTTAAATTTTTTGATGATGCTTTTATTTTAGGAGTAACAGCAACTCCCTTAAGCTCTAACATTAAATTACCAATGTATGAGAACTATCAAGAATTATTTGTTGGAGAACCAATTCACCATTTAATAGAAAGCGGTTATTTAGCACAAGCTAATATGTATTCTTATAATGTTGGGTTAACTTCTTTAGAAGTTGGTGCAAATGGAGATTATACAGTAAAATCTTCTGAAGATTTGTATATGAATACAGATATGCTATCAAAACTAGTAAGTGCATATGAAGAAACAGCAAAAGGTAAAAAAACACTAATTTTTAATAACGGAATTAATACGTCTATTCAAGTGTTTCATGCGTTTAAAAAGGCAGGATATCCTATTGCACATTTAGACAATACTAATACTAAAAAAGAGCGTGAACTTATTTTAAAATGGTTTCACAAAACACCAAACGCAATTATTAGTTCTGTAAGTATTTTAACAACTGGTTTTGATGAACCAAGTATTGAAGCTATTATTTTAAACAGAGCAACAAAATCGTTGACGCTATATTACCAGATGATTGGGCGTGGTTCTCGTGTTTTTGGTAATAACAATACTTTTGAGGTAATTGATCTAGGAAACAACTTTCATAGATTTGGTCCTTGGGGAGCAGATTTAGATTGGCAAAAAATGTTTAGAGCGCCAGATTATTATTTAGATGCTATTCTTTCAGATGAAGAAATAGAAAGCACGTTTAGATATGAGCTTCCAGCAGATGTTAAAAAAGAATTTTCAAAATCTACAGACACCTATTTCGATATGAAAAAAGTGTATATAGATACTATTAAAACAGGAGAATCTTCTAAAAGAGTTTTAGAGAAATCGATTATACATCATGCAAAAATGTGTATTGAAAACAGTGAAGATGTTTTTGATGCTTTAATTTTAGCAAAAATGATAGGTGAGGAGATTGATGATAGAATTAACAGGTATGCTAAATGTATTTCTAAAAGTACACACAACTTTGTTACTTGGTTAAAAGATGATTATCGAAAAAAATTAAATGCTTACTTACGTTCTAATTTTGATGAAGATTATGAAGAAATTCATGGACATCCACCAATTGAGGAATAA
- a CDS encoding arginine decarboxylase: protein MNTKYIDLIEQTFDFPQEEFKTENNKLFWHGINLMELTAKYGAPLKFTYLPKISENINKAKEWFQNSMEKHNYKGDYFYSYCTKSSHFKHVLNEALKNDIHIETSSAFDIDIVNNLKKEGKIKDNTFVICNGFKRDQYIKNIGDLINSGHKNVIPIIDNYEELPLLQKETSKPFKVGIRIASEEEPKFEFYTSRLGIGYKNIVSFYEREIADNKQVDLKMLHFFINTGIRDNAYYWNELMKCLNVYINLKKVCPTLDSLNIGGGFPIKNSLAFEYDYQYMIDEIINQIKQACDEAGVDVPNIFTEFGSFTVGESGAAIYEILYQKKQNDRELWNMINSSFITTLPDSWAINKRFIMLPLNKWNKQYERVLLGGLTCDSDDYYNSEQHINGIYLPVYEKNNPLYIGFFNTGAYQESIGGFGGLQHCLIPHPKHLLIDRDQNGELTFNVFKEQQKSSELLSILGY, encoded by the coding sequence GTGAACACAAAATACATAGATTTAATCGAGCAAACGTTCGATTTCCCTCAAGAAGAATTCAAAACAGAAAACAACAAATTGTTTTGGCATGGAATTAATTTAATGGAATTAACCGCTAAATATGGCGCTCCTTTAAAGTTTACCTATTTGCCAAAAATATCAGAAAACATCAATAAAGCTAAAGAATGGTTTCAAAATAGTATGGAAAAACATAACTATAAAGGAGATTATTTTTATAGTTATTGTACAAAAAGTTCTCATTTTAAACATGTTTTAAATGAAGCTTTAAAAAATGATATCCATATAGAAACTTCTTCTGCTTTTGATATTGATATTGTAAATAACTTAAAGAAAGAGGGGAAAATAAAAGACAATACATTTGTTATCTGTAACGGATTTAAACGCGATCAATACATAAAAAATATTGGTGACTTGATTAATTCTGGACATAAAAATGTAATTCCTATTATAGATAATTATGAAGAACTTCCTTTACTTCAAAAAGAAACGTCTAAACCTTTTAAAGTTGGTATTAGAATTGCTTCCGAAGAAGAACCGAAGTTTGAGTTTTATACCTCTAGATTAGGTATTGGTTATAAAAATATTGTTTCTTTTTATGAACGTGAAATAGCAGATAATAAACAGGTTGATTTAAAAATGCTGCATTTTTTCATCAATACTGGTATTAGAGACAATGCTTATTATTGGAATGAATTGATGAAATGTTTAAACGTTTACATCAACCTTAAAAAAGTGTGTCCTACTTTAGATAGTTTAAATATCGGTGGCGGATTTCCTATTAAAAACTCATTGGCTTTTGAATATGATTATCAGTATATGATTGATGAAATTATCAATCAAATTAAGCAAGCGTGTGATGAGGCAGGAGTAGATGTTCCAAATATTTTCACAGAATTTGGAAGTTTTACTGTTGGCGAATCTGGAGCCGCAATTTATGAGATTTTATACCAGAAAAAACAAAATGACAGAGAGCTTTGGAATATGATAAACTCTTCATTTATAACTACATTACCAGATTCCTGGGCAATAAACAAGCGTTTTATAATGTTACCACTTAATAAATGGAACAAACAATATGAACGTGTTTTATTAGGAGGATTAACTTGTGATAGTGATGATTATTATAACTCTGAACAACACATAAACGGAATTTATTTACCTGTTTACGAGAAAAATAATCCATTGTATATTGGGTTTTTCAATACGGGAGCATATCAAGAATCTATAGGTGGTTTTGGTGGATTGCAGCATTGTTTAATTCCGCACCCAAAGCATTTACTAATAGATAGAGATCAAAACGGAGAACTAACTTTTAATGTTTTTAAAGAACAACAAAAAAGTAGCGAATTACTGTCAATCTTAGGGTATTAA
- the speB gene encoding agmatinase — MNTKKTYAGIPEEFGNLSTSKIVIIPVPYDGTSTWQKGADKGPQAFLDASENMELYDIETDSEVYKEGIYLADAITENSSPEAMVEEVHQITKKYINRNKFVTVFGGEHSISIGTIRAFSERFNNLTVLHIDAHADLRKEYEGSKCNHACAVYEANLNTNLVQVGIRSMDISEKRNMNTDKVFFAHDMAVNEDWMEDVVDQLTENVFITFDLDALDPSIMPSTGTPEPGGLLYYETLEFLKQVFKEKNVVGFDMVELCPNKNEKSSDFLAAKLFYKMLSYKFASNEDSYDTGEENNKENSFSKLAKFKNDEDEY; from the coding sequence ATGAACACAAAGAAAACATACGCAGGAATTCCAGAAGAATTTGGAAATCTATCAACATCTAAAATTGTAATTATTCCTGTTCCTTATGACGGAACAAGCACATGGCAAAAAGGAGCCGACAAAGGACCACAAGCTTTTTTAGACGCCTCTGAAAACATGGAATTGTATGATATAGAGACAGATTCTGAAGTTTATAAAGAAGGTATTTATTTAGCGGATGCAATTACAGAAAACTCTTCACCAGAAGCAATGGTAGAAGAAGTACATCAAATTACTAAAAAATATATTAATAGAAATAAATTTGTTACTGTTTTTGGTGGAGAACACTCTATTTCTATTGGTACTATTAGAGCTTTTAGTGAGCGTTTTAATAATCTAACAGTATTACATATAGATGCACATGCAGATTTAAGAAAAGAGTACGAAGGTTCTAAATGCAACCATGCTTGTGCTGTTTATGAAGCGAACCTGAATACAAACTTGGTGCAAGTAGGTATTAGAAGTATGGATATTTCTGAGAAAAGAAATATGAATACTGATAAAGTCTTTTTTGCACATGACATGGCTGTGAATGAAGATTGGATGGAAGATGTTGTAGATCAGCTAACTGAAAATGTGTTTATTACGTTTGATTTAGATGCGTTAGATCCTTCAATTATGCCTTCTACAGGAACACCAGAACCTGGTGGCTTGTTGTATTATGAAACATTAGAGTTCTTAAAACAAGTTTTCAAAGAGAAAAATGTGGTTGGTTTTGATATGGTTGAATTATGTCCGAACAAAAATGAAAAATCGTCTGATTTTCTAGCGGCTAAATTATTCTACAAAATGTTAAGCTATAAGTTTGCTTCTAATGAAGATTCTTATGATACTGGTGAAGAAAACAATAAAGAAAACTCTTTTAGTAAATTAGCTAAATTTAAAAATGATGAAGATGAATACTAA
- a CDS encoding deoxyhypusine synthase family protein, with product MNTNQKPISEFIEKYFLHFNAASLVDAAKGYEEQLNKGNKMLVSLAGAMSTAELGKIFAEMIRQDKVHIISCTGANLEEDVMNLVAHSHYKRVPNYRDLTPQDEWDLLEQGLNRVTDTCIPEEEAFRRIQEHIVKIWKDAEANGERFLPHEYMYKLLLSGVLEQYYEIDIKDSWMYAAAEKNLPIICPGWEDSTMGNIFASYVMKGELKASTVKSGIEYMTFLADWYTNNSNNGIGFFQIGGGIAGDFPICVVPMLYQDMERTDTPFWSYFCQISDSTTSYGSYSGAVPNEKITWGKLDIDTPKFIIESDATIVAPLIFAYLLEM from the coding sequence ATGAATACTAATCAAAAACCAATTTCAGAATTCATAGAAAAATATTTTTTACACTTTAACGCTGCTTCTCTAGTAGATGCTGCAAAAGGGTACGAAGAACAATTAAATAAAGGGAATAAAATGTTAGTTTCTTTAGCTGGTGCAATGAGTACAGCTGAATTAGGTAAGATTTTTGCAGAAATGATTCGTCAAGATAAAGTGCATATTATTTCTTGTACAGGTGCCAATTTAGAGGAAGATGTTATGAATTTAGTAGCACATTCTCATTACAAACGCGTACCTAATTATAGAGATTTAACACCACAAGACGAATGGGATTTGTTAGAGCAAGGTTTAAATAGAGTTACAGATACGTGTATTCCTGAAGAGGAGGCTTTTAGAAGAATTCAAGAGCATATTGTAAAAATATGGAAGGATGCAGAAGCTAATGGTGAGCGTTTTTTACCTCATGAATACATGTACAAGTTATTGTTATCTGGCGTTTTAGAGCAATATTACGAAATTGATATAAAAGATTCTTGGATGTATGCTGCTGCAGAGAAAAACCTACCTATAATTTGTCCAGGTTGGGAAGATTCTACGATGGGAAATATCTTTGCTTCTTATGTAATGAAAGGTGAATTAAAAGCGTCTACGGTAAAATCTGGTATCGAATACATGACTTTTCTTGCAGATTGGTATACAAATAATTCAAATAACGGAATTGGATTTTTCCAAATAGGAGGAGGAATTGCAGGAGATTTCCCTATCTGTGTGGTACCAATGTTATACCAAGATATGGAAAGAACAGATACTCCTTTTTGGAGTTATTTCTGTCAGATTTCTGATTCTACAACAAGTTATGGTTCGTATTCAGGCGCAGTGCCAAATGAGAAAATTACTTGGGGTAAACTAGATATCGATACGCCAAAATTTATCATAGAAAGTGATGCAACTATTGTTGCTCCTTTGATTTTTGCTTACTTGTTAGAAATGTAA
- a CDS encoding carbon-nitrogen hydrolase family protein: MIKNIENIELHYLTLTDYKQFKEAMIQAYSSMPGSYWSENQIKSLIEKFPEGQVIIKINGDLAGCALSIKLDYDSFDDQHTYEDITGNYTFDTHDESGDVLYGIDVFIKKEYRGLRLGRRLYDYRKELAEKLNLRGIAFGGRIPNYHKFAATLSPKEYIEKVKRKEIHDPVLNFQISNDFHPSKILNGYLEGDENSGEFAVLLEWDNIYYTKKSKKAARKKTVVRLGLIQWQMRLYKDMEELMQQAEYFVDAVSAYRSDFALFPEFFNAPLMADNNHLPESEAIRELAKYTPEIVQKFSELAISYNINIITGSMPEIKDGLLYNVGYICKRDGSTDRYEKLHVTPDEAKVWGMQGGNQLKTFDTDCGKIGVLICYDSEFPELSRLLADEGMDILFIPFLTDTQNGYSRVRHCAQARAIENECYVAIAGSVGNLPKVNNMDIQYAQSMVFTPCDFSFPANGIKAEATTNTEMILIADVDLDLLKDLNKFGSVRNLKDRRKDLFELRKK, from the coding sequence ATGATAAAAAATATAGAAAATATTGAGCTTCATTATTTAACATTAACTGATTATAAACAGTTTAAAGAAGCAATGATTCAGGCATATTCAAGTATGCCAGGTTCTTATTGGAGTGAAAATCAAATTAAATCTTTAATAGAAAAGTTTCCAGAAGGACAGGTTATTATAAAGATAAATGGTGATCTGGCAGGTTGTGCCCTTTCTATTAAATTAGATTATGATAGTTTTGATGACCAACACACCTATGAAGATATTACAGGTAATTATACTTTTGATACACATGATGAAAGTGGTGATGTTTTATACGGAATAGACGTTTTTATAAAAAAAGAATACAGAGGTTTACGCCTAGGTAGAAGGTTGTATGACTATAGAAAAGAATTAGCAGAAAAACTGAATTTAAGAGGAATTGCTTTTGGAGGTAGAATTCCGAATTATCATAAATTTGCTGCTACTTTATCGCCTAAAGAATATATAGAAAAAGTAAAACGTAAAGAAATTCACGATCCTGTTTTAAACTTTCAGATCTCAAATGATTTTCATCCATCAAAAATTTTAAATGGGTATTTAGAAGGTGATGAAAATTCGGGTGAATTTGCTGTTTTATTAGAATGGGACAATATTTATTACACAAAGAAATCAAAAAAAGCAGCAAGAAAGAAAACAGTTGTTCGTTTAGGATTGATTCAGTGGCAAATGCGTTTGTATAAAGATATGGAAGAATTAATGCAACAAGCAGAATATTTTGTGGATGCTGTTTCTGCATACCGTTCTGACTTTGCGCTATTTCCAGAATTTTTTAACGCGCCTTTAATGGCAGACAATAATCATTTACCAGAATCTGAAGCAATTAGAGAATTGGCAAAATATACGCCAGAGATTGTTCAGAAATTTTCTGAATTAGCTATAAGTTACAACATCAATATAATTACTGGTAGTATGCCAGAAATAAAAGATGGCTTATTATATAATGTAGGTTACATCTGTAAAAGAGATGGTTCTACAGATCGTTATGAAAAACTACATGTAACACCAGATGAAGCCAAAGTTTGGGGAATGCAAGGTGGAAATCAATTAAAAACATTTGATACCGATTGTGGTAAAATTGGTGTGTTAATTTGTTATGATTCTGAATTCCCAGAATTAAGTAGGTTATTAGCTGATGAAGGAATGGATATTTTGTTTATTCCGTTTTTAACAGACACACAAAATGGTTATTCTAGAGTGCGTCATTGTGCACAAGCGAGAGCCATAGAAAATGAATGTTATGTTGCCATTGCCGGTAGTGTTGGTAATTTACCAAAAGTAAATAATATGGACATTCAGTATGCACAATCGATGGTTTTTACACCGTGTGATTTTTCTTTTCCTGCAAACGGAATTAAAGCAGAAGCAACCACAAATACAGAAATGATTTTAATTGCTGATGTTGATTTAGATTTATTGAAGGATTTAAATAAATTTGGATCTGTAAGGAACTTAAAAGATAGAAGAAAAGATCTTTTTGAGTTGCGTAAAAAATAA
- a CDS encoding FUSC family membrane protein produces the protein MKEKIKQLELFLKRSNFDRGIRLGVGILVPFALLYLLGYAEYAPAIVVGAFLNAPGDIPGSVKRKVNAILISIGLTMVITTIILFSKPFLPLLLLALTVISFVVSLISVYGFRASLVSFSGLLAMVIAFAIQKETANEILVQVTLMGIGGLWYLVLSLLFQKLAPKKDQNQLLSDTLLLIGEYLKLRAKLLTKKTKREELLKQTFILQNQINDKHETLREALLTARKRSGRSRYEEKQLLIFVSTIQIFELIEAKHLDYKMIDSIFGERKGFLKASKKLNKVMGNHLILLSELLIQNDKIPNKEVLLKALSEANESITKYIDTVKLPEAREGALVLKNLYDYQEHLLQEIRAIRRVMANVQDASKVSLKREDSSQFLTLQEYRLNVLIQNFSLSSTMFRHSFRLTISIVFAYLLGFIFEIQNAYWILLTIIVIMRPSYGLTKERSKDRIIGTLIGAIIAVGIVLITQNVIIYSVLAFISLILAFSLIQQNYKSAAALITISIIFVYSLMNPNSFELIQYRVIDTIIGATIAVVANYIILPSWEANNLKKILLNALNMNKKYLLATQKLYQAPAAHKLSYNLARKEAFLAISNLNASFQRLTQDPKSKQREFQLIYEIVTLNQTMISAIASIGNFIINHKTTPASEDFNVLINKISNTLQISCDSLAYSKVKKEVLEETVENAQEKLFEKYHQLSNLRDENIKKGNTELDTETLHGLQEAYLISNHMNWLKSLSESLKKATERYCSSTVIRQ, from the coding sequence TTGAAAGAAAAAATAAAACAACTAGAATTATTTCTGAAAAGATCTAACTTTGATCGAGGAATTCGACTCGGAGTAGGAATTCTTGTCCCTTTTGCTTTGCTGTATCTTTTAGGATACGCGGAGTATGCACCAGCTATTGTAGTGGGTGCTTTTTTAAATGCACCTGGTGACATTCCTGGAAGTGTTAAACGTAAGGTTAATGCTATTTTAATAAGCATAGGATTAACGATGGTTATTACAACTATTATCCTATTTTCAAAACCTTTTCTCCCGCTTTTATTATTAGCACTTACAGTGATTTCATTTGTGGTTTCACTGATTTCTGTATATGGTTTTAGGGCATCTTTGGTCTCTTTTTCTGGATTGTTGGCAATGGTAATAGCATTTGCAATTCAAAAAGAAACTGCAAACGAGATTTTAGTTCAAGTGACCTTAATGGGAATTGGTGGTCTTTGGTATTTGGTATTATCTCTTCTTTTTCAAAAATTGGCGCCTAAAAAAGATCAGAATCAACTATTGTCAGACACCCTCTTACTTATTGGTGAATATTTAAAATTGCGAGCAAAATTATTAACAAAGAAAACAAAGCGAGAAGAACTACTTAAGCAGACTTTTATCCTTCAAAATCAGATAAACGACAAACACGAAACACTTCGAGAAGCATTGCTTACCGCTCGAAAACGTTCTGGTCGTTCGCGTTATGAAGAAAAACAATTACTTATTTTCGTCTCTACTATTCAAATTTTTGAATTGATAGAAGCCAAACATTTAGATTATAAAATGATCGATAGTATTTTTGGCGAACGTAAAGGCTTCTTAAAAGCTTCAAAAAAACTAAACAAAGTTATGGGAAACCATCTCATACTTTTGTCTGAATTATTAATTCAAAATGATAAAATTCCTAACAAAGAAGTTTTATTAAAAGCCCTGTCAGAGGCAAATGAATCTATTACAAAGTATATTGATACTGTTAAATTACCTGAAGCACGTGAAGGTGCTTTGGTTTTAAAAAACTTGTACGATTATCAAGAACATCTGCTTCAAGAAATTAGAGCGATTAGACGTGTTATGGCAAATGTTCAAGACGCCTCTAAAGTATCTCTAAAGAGAGAAGATTCGAGTCAGTTTTTAACACTTCAAGAATACCGATTAAATGTTCTTATTCAAAATTTTAGTTTAAGTTCTACAATGTTTAGACACTCCTTTCGTCTTACCATCTCGATTGTGTTTGCGTATCTTTTAGGTTTTATTTTTGAAATACAAAACGCCTATTGGATTTTGCTGACCATTATTGTAATTATGCGACCAAGCTATGGTTTAACTAAAGAGCGTTCAAAAGACCGTATTATAGGTACACTTATTGGAGCTATTATTGCTGTTGGTATTGTACTTATTACTCAAAATGTAATTATTTATTCTGTACTGGCTTTTATTTCTTTAATATTGGCATTTTCATTAATTCAGCAGAATTACAAGTCTGCTGCTGCGTTAATTACCATTAGCATTATTTTTGTCTATTCTTTAATGAACCCTAACTCCTTTGAATTGATTCAATATCGTGTTATCGACACCATTATTGGAGCTACTATTGCTGTGGTTGCCAATTATATTATTTTACCTAGTTGGGAGGCTAATAATCTAAAAAAGATACTATTGAATGCTTTAAATATGAACAAAAAATATCTTTTAGCAACTCAAAAATTATATCAGGCCCCAGCAGCCCACAAACTTTCTTATAATTTGGCTAGAAAAGAAGCATTTCTTGCCATCAGTAATTTAAATGCATCCTTTCAAAGATTAACACAAGATCCTAAATCGAAACAAAGGGAATTTCAACTGATTTATGAAATCGTAACGCTTAACCAGACAATGATTTCGGCAATTGCATCTATCGGAAATTTCATCATCAACCATAAAACGACTCCTGCTTCCGAAGATTTTAACGTATTGATCAATAAAATTTCAAATACACTACAAATATCTTGTGATAGTTTAGCATATTCAAAAGTAAAAAAAGAAGTCCTTGAAGAAACTGTTGAAAATGCACAAGAAAAATTGTTTGAGAAATATCATCAATTATCGAATTTGCGAGATGAAAACATTAAAAAAGGGAATACAGAATTAGATACTGAAACACTTCATGGCCTTCAGGAAGCTTATCTGATCTCTAACCATATGAACTGGCTAAAATCCCTTTCAGAAAGCTTAAAAAAAGCTACCGAACGCTACTGCTCATCTACCGTGATTCGTCAGTAA
- the fahA gene encoding fumarylacetoacetase, with product MIITANNPNRKSWLKVEEDSDFPVQNIPFGVFITRDDIITIGSRIGDFAIDLGAFHQLGYFEGIPLTDDIFLQDNLNDFIADGRKTWRLVRNRIAEVFDVTNGSLRDNADHKDKIIFRMDEVEMLLPVSVGDYTDFYASKEHATNVGSLFRDPENALLPNWLHIPIGYHGRSSSIIPSGVPVRRPMGQSKPADGSNTPGFGPSKLLDFELEMAFITTDANVIGDRIPIEEAEEYIFGLVQFNDWSARDIQAWEYVPLGPFLGKSFASTISPWIVTLDALEPFRTDNPKQVHEPLPYLKQEGKGSYDIHLQVGIQPENGEETVVANSNFKYMYWTMAQQLAHHTVNGCPVEAGDMMGSGTISGPTKDSFGSMLELTWRGQNPITLKDGTTRKFINDNDTVIMRAHCKNDTVRIGFGECVGKVLPAK from the coding sequence ATGATCATAACAGCAAATAATCCGAATAGAAAATCATGGTTAAAAGTAGAGGAAGATTCAGATTTTCCAGTACAAAATATTCCATTCGGTGTTTTTATTACAAGAGATGATATAATTACAATAGGAAGTAGAATTGGTGATTTTGCCATAGATTTAGGTGCTTTTCATCAATTAGGGTACTTTGAAGGGATTCCTTTAACAGATGATATATTTTTACAAGATAACTTAAACGACTTTATTGCAGATGGTAGAAAAACTTGGCGATTGGTAAGAAATAGAATTGCAGAAGTTTTTGATGTTACTAATGGATCTTTGCGCGACAATGCAGACCATAAAGATAAAATTATCTTTAGAATGGACGAAGTTGAAATGTTATTGCCAGTTTCTGTAGGAGACTATACAGATTTTTATGCAAGTAAAGAGCATGCAACAAATGTGGGGTCTTTATTTAGAGATCCAGAAAATGCATTACTGCCAAACTGGTTACACATACCAATAGGTTATCACGGTAGAAGTTCTTCGATTATACCTTCTGGAGTGCCCGTTAGAAGGCCAATGGGACAATCTAAACCCGCAGACGGAAGTAATACCCCTGGTTTCGGACCTTCAAAATTATTAGACTTTGAATTGGAAATGGCGTTTATTACGACAGATGCAAATGTTATCGGTGATCGAATTCCTATTGAAGAAGCAGAAGAATATATTTTTGGTTTGGTACAATTTAACGATTGGTCTGCAAGAGATATTCAAGCTTGGGAATATGTGCCTTTAGGTCCGTTTTTAGGGAAAAGTTTTGCGTCAACAATTTCACCTTGGATTGTAACCTTAGATGCTTTAGAGCCTTTTAGAACAGACAACCCAAAACAAGTTCACGAGCCACTACCCTATTTAAAACAAGAAGGAAAAGGAAGTTATGATATTCATTTACAAGTAGGTATTCAACCAGAAAACGGAGAAGAAACAGTAGTTGCAAACTCGAATTTTAAATACATGTATTGGACCATGGCACAACAATTGGCACATCATACCGTAAATGGTTGCCCTGTTGAAGCTGGAGACATGATGGGTTCTGGTACAATTTCTGGACCAACGAAAGATAGTTTTGGTTCGATGCTAGAATTAACTTGGCGTGGACAAAACCCTATTACTTTAAAAGATGGCACAACACGTAAATTTATTAATGATAATGATACTGTAATTATGCGTGCGCATTGTAAAAATGACACGGTACGTATCGGTTTTGGTGAATGCGTTGGTAAAGTTTTACCTGCAAAATAG